From the Neobacillus sp. PS3-34 genome, the window GTGATTGGTATAATCATTTTTATTCCTAAAATTTTATCCTTGCTAGGGCATCTGTTTTAAGTGAAATTATAATCGATTTGAAAACGGTAACAGCTTTCGTTAAAATGACTAAGCAGGCAAACTTCAGGAAACGAATTATTATGTGAAAATTCTAAATTTTTATATTACGTTTTCGCTACAAGTGATGAAATTAATTGAATTTTGAGTTAAAATAAAGAAGCAGCAGCTCATTGAAAGGAAGTATCAGATTGAAGATTGAAAATTTAATTGAAGAAGCAAAGAAAGCAAGAGAAAAAGCCTATGTGCCTTATTCTCATTTCCCAGTAGGTGCTGCGTTATTAACCAGTGACGGTAAAATTTATCACGGCTGCAATATTGAAAATGCCGCCTATAGCATGTGCAATTGCGCAGAACGTACGGCCTTTTTAAAGCATACTCAGAAGGCGATCGTCAATTTTCCTTACTTGCCGTTGTTGCTGATACTGATCGTCCTGTTTCTCCATGCGGAGCATGCCGGCAAGTTATTTCTGAATTATGTCCCGGCGATATGAAAGTGATTCTAACCAATCTTAAAGGGGATATACAAGAAATTACTGTTACAGAACTTTTGCCAGGAGCTTTTTCACCGGAGGATTTACATGAATAATAATTGGAACGAAAATAAGGGACATAAATCAGGATTTATATCAATCATTGGACGCCCTAATGTAGGAAAATCCACTTTCCTAAACCGTGTCATAGGACAAAAAATTGCCATTATGAGCGATAAGCCGCAGACAACGAGGAATAAAGTTCAGGGTGTATTAACTTTAGAAGATTCACAGCTTATTTTTATTGATACGCCAGGAATTCATAAACCAAAGCATAAATTAGGCGATTTTATGATGAAGGTTGCACAAAATACCTTAAAGGAAGTGGATCTGGTCCTTTTTATGGTTAATGCTGAGGAGGGCTTCTGCGGGGAAGAATTCATTGTCGAAAAGCTTCAATCCATACAGACTCCTGTATTCCTAGTAATTAACAAAATTGATCAAATCCATCCAGATGCTCTTCTTCCGGTCATTGAATCGTATAAGGAGAAGCTTTCATTTAAACAAATCGTCCCTATTTCAGCACTTGAGGGTAACAATGTTGAGGAGTTACTGAAAGAAATCAAAGAATACCTTCCAGAAGGCCTCAATTCTATCCGGCTGACCAGGTGACAGACCACCCTGAGCGTTTCATTGTTTCTGAATTGATTAGGGAAAAAGCACTGCATTTAACAAGGGAGGAAATTCCTCATTCACTGGCCGTCCTCATTGATAAAATGGAACGCCGTGAAGATAAGGATGTCGTCCATGTTATGGCCACAATCATTGTGGAAAGAGATTCGCAAAAAGGCATCGTTATCGGCAAACAGGGTGCGATGCTGAAGGAAATCGGAAAAAGGGCGAGGCTGGATATTGAGAATCTTCTTGGATCAAAGGTCTTTTTGGAAGTTTGGGTTAAGGTACAGAAAGACTGGAGAAACAAAGCATCCCAGCTTCGGGATTTTGGATTCAGGGATGATGAGTACTAATTTACAGCCTTAATTAGGTTATTATTTGTTTCTGAAAAATATGCATGGTCAAGATTAGCAGTTTTTTGTACTCATGATTTTAGGGAAGCAGGCTATGATAAATATAAGGTTTTGAATTTAATATGCTAGTCTAAATATTGAAAGGTGGGGTTTTCAATGTTGGATTTTACCTGGAAGGTTTTTAGCGAAACAGGTAACATTGACACATATCTTCTCTTTAAGGAACTTGAGAAGGACAGACAAGAAATACCCGGTTATCTGGATGATGAGCTAGCACACATGGATTCGCCCATTTCATAAGTTTGTCCCGCTTTAATTGGATGGTGACCGCGGATGCTTGAAAAATGCGAAGGCATCGTCATTAGAACAACAGATTATGGTGAAACAAATAAAGTTGTGACTTTATATACCCGGGAATGGGGAAAATTTGCAATGATGGCGAGGGGCGCTAAAAAAACGAACAGCCGCCTCTCTGCTGTCATCCAACTGTTCACCCATGGTTATTTTCTCGTTCAAAAAGGGACGGGCATGGGAAGCTTGCAGCAAGGGGAAATGATTTCTTCCATGCGTTCCATCCGGGAAGATATTTTTTTAACTGCTTATGCAAGCTACATTGTGGAATTAACAGACAAAAGCACGGAAGACCGTAAACCAGATCCATATTTGTTTGAATTGCTTTTTCAAACATTAAATTATATGAACGAAGGCTATGACCTTGATGTT encodes:
- a CDS encoding YqzL family protein; this translates as MLDFTWKVFSETGNIDTYLLFKELEKDRQEIPGYLDDELAHMDSPIS